From Micromonospora auratinigra:
GCTGGCCGGGGCGCTGCTGCTGGCGCACGCGCCGCTCGCCGCGCTCAAGCGGCTGCTCGGGGTGTTCCTGCTGGCGGTCGTCGTGTGGCGACGCTGCGGTCGCGCACCGGGCCGTCCGAGCGAGCGGTCCTTCGTGGCGGTCGGCGCGGCCTCCGGCATCGGGTCGGCGCTGCTCGGCTCGGTCGGGCCGCTCACCGCGCCGTTCTTCCTGGCGTACGGGCTGACCCGGGCGGCGTACGTGGGCACCGAGGCGGCCGCCGCGCTGACCCTGCACCTGTCGAAGACCGCCGGGTACGCGGCGGCGGGACTGCTCTCCGGCCGGGTGCTGCTGCTCGGGGCGGCGCTGACCCCGGCCACCCTCGCCGGCGCGTGGGTCGGTCGGCGCGTCGTCGGGCGGATCAGCGACCGGGCCTTCGTGGCGCTGGTCGAGGCGGGCCTGGTGGCGGCGGCGCTGCTCTTCCTCGCCGGGCGCTGAGCGGGACGGCTCAGCGCAGCTTCGGGTCGAGGGCCTCGCGCACCGCCTCGCCCAGCATGACGAAGCTGAGCACCGCGGTGACCAGGAACGCGGCCGGGAAGAAGAGGAGGTACGGCGAGACCCGGATGTACTGCTGCGCCTCGCTGATCATGATGCCCCAGGACACGACGGGGGTCTTCAGGCCGATGCCCAGGAAGGACAGGGTGGCCTCGGCGCCGATGAACGAGCCGACCATGATCGTGCCGTAGACCAGCAGCGGGGCCAGGCAGTTCGGCAGCAGGTGCTTGAGGACGATGCGGCCGGTGCCGGCGCCGAGCGCGCGGGCCGCCACGATGTAGTCGGCCTCCTTGGTGGCCAGCACCGACGAGCGCATCAACCGCATCACCACGGGCCACATCAGCACCACCATGGAAGCGGTGACCAGGGCCATGATCTGCCATTCGCTGTTGTCGGTGCCGGCGC
This genomic window contains:
- a CDS encoding sulfite exporter TauE/SafE family protein; its protein translation is MTATLLVASAAAFLLAALSAVTGFGGGVLLLPVFTALFGLRVAVPVLTLAQLSSNAARVWLNRRELRPRLVGRFAAGAVPFALAGALLLAHAPLAALKRLLGVFLLAVVVWRRCGRAPGRPSERSFVAVGAASGIGSALLGSVGPLTAPFFLAYGLTRAAYVGTEAAAALTLHLSKTAGYAAAGLLSGRVLLLGAALTPATLAGAWVGRRVVGRISDRAFVALVEAGLVAAALLFLAGR